One Aminivibrio pyruvatiphilus genomic window carries:
- a CDS encoding coenzyme F420-0:L-glutamate ligase → MRYIGAASRGIRLPVISRGADLVDIVSSELIQASECPRDPFPLRDRDIVGVTESLLARAQGNYATLEDIAEDVRRKVPEGDVALLFPILSRNRFGQILKGIVRGVRGKVHILLSYPADEVGNLVMDPREFFLRSGRLKDGLFGEQEYEEIFGRYLHPFTGVDYVRYYREMDPGRVEIHFANTPLAALKFSNTVIAASIHARHLHREILEQAGALVVSLDQLCSEPHRDGMGYNPEFGLLGSNFTSDGTVKLFPRDSRRFALDLQKEFQARTGKHMEVLVYGDGAFKDPVCGIWELADPVVSPGYTDGLDGMPKEIKLKYIADNSGDKSPEEAVRDAIRAKGTMDRFSHSTLGTTPRRLTDLVGSLCDLTSGSGDKGTPVIHISGYFDSYLDD, encoded by the coding sequence GGGTGCCGACCTCGTGGACATCGTCTCCTCGGAACTGATACAAGCATCGGAATGCCCCCGCGACCCTTTCCCTCTCCGTGACCGCGACATCGTCGGCGTGACGGAATCCCTCCTGGCACGAGCCCAGGGAAACTACGCCACCCTGGAAGACATTGCCGAAGACGTCCGCCGCAAGGTGCCGGAGGGCGACGTGGCCCTCCTGTTCCCGATTCTCAGCCGGAACCGGTTCGGGCAGATCCTGAAAGGCATTGTCAGGGGCGTTCGGGGGAAGGTCCACATTCTTCTTTCCTACCCCGCCGACGAGGTGGGGAATCTGGTCATGGACCCCCGGGAGTTCTTCCTCAGAAGCGGCAGGCTGAAAGACGGTCTTTTCGGCGAACAGGAATATGAGGAGATTTTTGGCCGCTACCTCCACCCCTTTACCGGGGTGGATTACGTGAGGTACTACAGGGAGATGGATCCCGGCAGGGTGGAAATCCACTTTGCGAATACACCGCTGGCCGCCCTGAAATTCTCGAACACCGTCATCGCCGCCAGCATCCATGCCCGGCATCTCCACAGGGAGATACTGGAGCAGGCGGGGGCCCTGGTAGTGTCCCTCGACCAGCTCTGCTCGGAGCCCCACAGGGACGGCATGGGGTACAATCCCGAGTTTGGGCTGCTGGGGTCGAATTTCACGAGCGACGGGACGGTGAAGCTTTTCCCCAGGGACAGCCGCAGGTTCGCCCTGGACCTTCAGAAGGAATTTCAGGCGCGGACAGGAAAACATATGGAGGTCCTCGTCTACGGCGACGGCGCCTTCAAGGATCCCGTCTGCGGCATCTGGGAACTGGCCGATCCCGTGGTCTCACCCGGCTACACCGACGGTCTCGACGGAATGCCGAAGGAGATCAAGCTCAAGTATATCGCTGACAATTCGGGGGACAAGTCCCCGGAGGAGGCGGTTCGGGACGCCATTCGGGCCAAGGGCACCATGGACCGGTTCAGCCATTCCACCCTCGGGACGACTCCCCGGAGGCTTACGGACCTCGTCGGATCCCTCTGCGACCTCACGTCCGGGTCCGGGGACAAGGGGACTCCGGTGATCCATATTTCCGGCTACTTCGATTCCTACCTGGACGACTGA